A single Pseudomonas brassicacearum DNA region contains:
- a CDS encoding DMT family transporter has translation MHISSGRWVYGLFLALLTALLWGILPIKLKQVLQVMDPVTVTWFRLLVSGGLLFIYLAATRRLPSRKVLGPRGGWLVAMAVLGLVGNYVLYLMGLNRLSPGTAQLVVQMGPIMLLVASLFVFKERFSVGQGIGLLVLLIGFMLFFNQRLGELLTSLSDYTTGVLMVLLASTVWTFYALGQKQLLTVWNSLQVMMVIYLFCALLLTPWVHPLEALQLSPLQGWLLLACCLNTLIAYGAFAEALAHWEASRVSATLAITPLVTFAAVAMAAWWWPDYVHAEQINLLGYGGAVLVVLGSALVALGPSLIAGLRARRERLAVGP, from the coding sequence ATGCACATATCGTCCGGTCGCTGGGTCTACGGCCTGTTCCTCGCCCTGTTGACTGCCCTGCTCTGGGGAATCCTGCCGATCAAGCTCAAGCAAGTGCTGCAAGTGATGGACCCGGTCACCGTGACCTGGTTTCGCTTGCTGGTGTCCGGCGGTTTGCTGTTCATCTATTTGGCTGCCACCCGGCGCCTGCCCAGTCGCAAGGTCCTTGGGCCGCGTGGCGGCTGGCTGGTGGCGATGGCGGTGCTGGGGCTGGTGGGCAACTACGTGTTGTACCTGATGGGCCTGAACCGCTTGAGCCCTGGCACCGCGCAACTGGTGGTGCAGATGGGGCCGATCATGTTGCTGGTCGCCAGCCTGTTCGTGTTCAAGGAGCGCTTCAGCGTAGGGCAGGGCATCGGCCTGCTGGTGCTGCTGATCGGTTTTATGCTGTTCTTCAACCAGCGCCTGGGCGAGTTGCTGACGTCCCTGAGTGACTACACCACCGGGGTGCTGATGGTGTTGCTGGCGTCGACAGTCTGGACATTTTATGCCCTGGGCCAGAAGCAATTGTTGACGGTGTGGAATTCGTTGCAGGTGATGATGGTGATCTACCTGTTCTGCGCGTTGCTGCTCACGCCCTGGGTGCATCCGTTGGAGGCGCTGCAATTGAGTCCGTTGCAAGGCTGGTTGTTGCTTGCGTGTTGCCTCAACACGCTGATTGCCTATGGCGCGTTTGCCGAAGCCTTGGCCCATTGGGAGGCGTCGCGGGTCAGCGCGACCCTGGCGATCACACCGCTGGTGACGTTCGCAGCAGTGGCGATGGCGGCCTGGTGGTGGCCTGATTATGTTCATGCCGAGCAGATCAATCTGCTGGGGTATGGCGGGGCGGTGCTGGTGGTGCTGGGGTCGGCGCTGGTTGCCCTGGGCCCGTCGCTGATCGCCGGGCTCAGGGCCCGACGCGAGCGTTTGGCGGTCGGGCCTTAA
- a CDS encoding DsbA family protein encodes MCSWCWGFAPVAEALVEQAQAAGVELHLVVGGLRTGSGSALEPTTRRYILEHWQAVTQATGQPFTLEGALPDGFVYDTEPACRALVTARSLAPDLAWKLVKLIQQAFYVQGRDVTHASVLVELAEQAGLPRIEFAATFDRADQHAATAADFTWVQDLGIAGFPTLLAERDGQLALLTNGYQPLSQLSPLLGRWLERAACA; translated from the coding sequence ATGTGTTCCTGGTGCTGGGGCTTTGCGCCGGTGGCCGAGGCGTTGGTAGAGCAGGCGCAGGCCGCGGGGGTGGAGTTGCACCTGGTGGTGGGCGGTTTGCGCACCGGCAGCGGTTCGGCGCTGGAGCCGACCACCCGGCGCTACATTCTTGAGCACTGGCAGGCCGTCACCCAGGCCACCGGCCAGCCCTTCACGCTTGAAGGCGCGTTGCCGGACGGTTTTGTCTACGACACCGAGCCTGCCTGCCGGGCACTGGTGACGGCCCGCAGCCTGGCCCCTGACTTGGCCTGGAAGTTGGTGAAGCTGATCCAGCAGGCTTTCTATGTGCAAGGCCGCGACGTGACCCACGCCAGCGTCCTTGTTGAGTTGGCCGAACAGGCCGGGCTGCCACGCATCGAATTCGCCGCGACCTTCGACCGCGCCGATCAACATGCGGCTACCGCTGCGGACTTCACCTGGGTGCAGGACTTGGGCATTGCCGGGTTCCCCACACTGTTGGCCGAGCGTGATGGCCAGTTGGCCTTGCTGACCAACGGTTACCAGCCCTTGAGCCAACTGTCGCCTTTGCTTGGCCGCTGGCTGGAGCGCGCGGCCTGTGCCTGA
- a CDS encoding rhodanese-related sulfurtransferase, protein MTQPIVVAALYKFVTLEDYVELREPLLKAMLDNGIKGTLLIAEEGINGTVSGTRQGIDGLLAWLKNDPRMIDIDHKESYCDEQPFYRTKVKLKKEIVTLGVEGVDPNKQVGTYVEPQDWNALISDPEVLLIDTRNDYEVSIGTFEGAIDPKTTSFREFPEYIKANFDPARHKKVAMFCTGGIRCEKASSYMLGQGFDEVYHLKGGILKYLEEVPQEETKWRGDCFVFDNRVTVRHDLSEGDYDQCHACRTPVSVQDRASEHYVPGISCPHCWDKLSEKTRRSAIDRQKQIELAKARNMPHPIGYNYKQTSSEA, encoded by the coding sequence ATGACACAACCCATTGTCGTGGCGGCACTGTACAAGTTCGTCACCCTTGAAGATTACGTCGAGCTGCGTGAGCCCTTGCTCAAGGCCATGCTCGACAACGGCATCAAAGGCACATTGCTGATTGCCGAAGAAGGTATCAACGGTACGGTTTCCGGCACTCGCCAAGGCATCGACGGCCTGCTGGCCTGGCTCAAGAACGATCCGCGCATGATCGACATCGACCATAAAGAGTCGTACTGCGATGAACAGCCGTTCTACCGCACCAAGGTCAAGCTCAAGAAAGAAATCGTTACCCTCGGCGTCGAAGGCGTGGACCCTAACAAGCAGGTCGGCACCTATGTCGAACCACAGGACTGGAACGCGCTGATCAGCGATCCGGAAGTGCTGTTGATCGACACCCGTAACGATTACGAAGTGTCCATCGGCACCTTCGAAGGCGCCATCGACCCCAAGACCACCAGCTTTCGTGAGTTCCCTGAGTACATCAAGGCCAACTTCGACCCGGCCAGGCACAAGAAAGTCGCGATGTTCTGCACCGGCGGCATTCGTTGTGAAAAAGCCTCCAGCTACATGCTCGGCCAGGGTTTCGACGAGGTCTATCACCTCAAGGGCGGCATCCTGAAATACCTCGAAGAGGTCCCTCAGGAAGAAACCAAGTGGCGCGGCGACTGCTTCGTGTTCGATAACCGCGTCACCGTTCGCCACGACCTCAGCGAAGGGGACTACGATCAATGTCACGCTTGTCGTACCCCAGTGAGCGTGCAAGACCGCGCTTCGGAGCACTATGTGCCGGGCATCAGTTGCCCGCACTGCTGGGATAAATTGAGCGAGAAAACCCGTCGCAGTGCCATCGACCGGCAGAAGCAGATCGAATTGGCCAAGGCTCGCAACATGCCGCATCCGATCGGCTACAACTATAAGCAAACATCTTCCGAGGCTTGA
- a CDS encoding DUF2059 domain-containing protein, translating into MTRLRAICTAVALVCASGPVFADTASHNASAEEFLTLAHADKLGTPVYMQVQQMFAQRFEQTKAPESKKATLETYQAKANAALDQAIGWKKLKPDMVKLYTSNFSEPELKELVSFYRSPLGKKVLEKMPQLTQQSAQLTQAKLESAVPVVNKLLADMTAELEPKAAAPAKKKP; encoded by the coding sequence ATGACCCGTCTTCGTGCCATCTGTACCGCAGTTGCTCTGGTGTGTGCCAGCGGTCCTGTTTTTGCCGATACCGCCAGCCACAACGCCAGTGCCGAAGAGTTCCTGACCCTGGCGCACGCTGACAAACTGGGTACCCCGGTGTACATGCAAGTGCAGCAGATGTTTGCCCAGCGCTTTGAACAGACCAAGGCCCCCGAGTCGAAGAAAGCCACCCTCGAAACCTACCAGGCCAAGGCCAACGCCGCGCTGGACCAGGCCATCGGCTGGAAGAAGCTCAAGCCTGACATGGTCAAGCTCTATACCTCCAACTTCAGCGAGCCGGAACTCAAGGAGCTGGTGTCCTTCTACCGCTCGCCCCTGGGCAAGAAAGTCCTGGAGAAAATGCCTCAACTGACCCAGCAATCGGCCCAACTGACCCAGGCCAAGCTTGAAAGCGCGGTCCCGGTGGTCAACAAGCTGCTGGCGGACATGACGGCCGAGCTCGAGCCCAAAGCCGCCGCCCCAGCCAAGAAAAAGCCGTAA
- a CDS encoding class II fumarate hydratase, with the protein MSRIETDSLGQVEVPDEAYWGAQTQRSMINFAIGNERMPLSVLHALALIKKAAARVNDRNGDLPADIARLIEQAADEVLAGQHDDQFPLVVWQTGSGTQSNMNVNEVIAGRANELAGTPRGGKTPVHPNDHVNRSQSSNDCFPTAMHIAAAQAVHQQLLPAISELSGGLAELAARHMKLVKTGRTHMMDATPITFGQELSAFIAQLDYAERAIRAALPAVCELAQGGTAVGTGLNSPHGFGEAIAAELAALSGLPFVTAPNKFAALAGHEPLTSLSGALKTLAVTLMKIANDLRLLGSGPRAGFAEVKLPANEPGSSIMPGKVNPTQCEALSMLACQVMGNDVTIGFAASQGHLQLNVFKPVIIHNLLQSIRLLADGCSNFQQHCIAGLEPDAVQMAAHLERGLMLVTALNPHIGYDKSAEIAKKAYGEGLTLREAALQLGYLTDEEFDAWVRPENMLEAGSQG; encoded by the coding sequence ATGAGCCGTATCGAAACCGACAGCCTTGGCCAGGTTGAAGTCCCGGATGAAGCCTACTGGGGTGCCCAGACGCAGCGCTCCATGATCAACTTTGCCATTGGCAACGAACGCATGCCGCTGTCGGTGCTGCACGCGCTGGCGCTGATCAAAAAAGCCGCCGCGCGGGTCAATGACCGCAATGGCGACTTGCCCGCCGACATCGCGCGCCTGATCGAACAGGCCGCCGACGAAGTCCTGGCCGGCCAGCATGACGACCAATTCCCGCTGGTGGTCTGGCAGACCGGCAGCGGAACCCAGAGCAACATGAACGTCAACGAGGTGATCGCCGGGCGCGCCAACGAACTGGCCGGCACCCCCCGCGGCGGCAAGACCCCGGTGCACCCCAACGACCACGTCAACCGCTCCCAGAGCTCCAACGACTGTTTCCCCACCGCCATGCACATTGCCGCGGCCCAGGCCGTCCACCAGCAATTGCTCCCGGCCATCAGTGAGCTGTCCGGCGGCCTGGCGGAACTGGCGGCACGCCACATGAAACTGGTCAAGACCGGCCGTACCCACATGATGGATGCCACGCCGATCACCTTTGGCCAGGAACTGTCGGCGTTCATTGCCCAACTCGATTACGCCGAACGGGCGATCCGCGCCGCGCTACCAGCGGTCTGCGAACTGGCCCAGGGCGGTACGGCGGTCGGCACCGGGCTCAATTCACCCCACGGTTTCGGCGAAGCGATTGCCGCTGAACTGGCGGCGCTGTCGGGCCTGCCGTTCGTCACCGCGCCGAACAAGTTTGCCGCGCTGGCCGGCCATGAACCCCTGACGTCCCTGTCCGGCGCACTGAAAACCCTCGCCGTGACCTTGATGAAGATCGCCAACGACCTGCGCCTGCTGGGCTCTGGGCCACGGGCGGGGTTTGCCGAGGTGAAACTGCCGGCCAACGAGCCGGGCAGTTCCATCATGCCCGGCAAGGTCAACCCGACCCAGTGCGAAGCCTTGTCCATGCTGGCCTGCCAGGTCATGGGCAACGACGTGACCATCGGCTTTGCCGCCAGCCAGGGGCATTTGCAGTTGAACGTGTTCAAACCAGTGATCATCCACAACCTGCTGCAATCGATTCGCCTGCTGGCCGATGGCTGCAGCAACTTCCAGCAGCATTGCATCGCCGGGCTCGAGCCGGATGCCGTGCAAATGGCCGCGCACCTGGAGCGCGGGTTGATGCTGGTGACTGCGCTGAACCCGCACATCGGCTACGACAAGTCTGCGGAAATCGCCAAGAAAGCCTACGGCGAAGGGTTGACCCTGCGTGAGGCGGCGCTGCAACTGGGGTACCTGACCGATGAAGAGTTCGATGCCTGGGTGCGGCCGGAGAATATGCTGGAGGCGGGTAGCCAGGGTTAA
- a CDS encoding BolA family protein: MSMQQRIESTLGLLQPEHLQVLDESHMHSRGLQTHFKAVVVSQQFEGLNRVKRHQKVYGTLGELMGEFHALALHTYTPEEWAQIDAAPASPTCAGGSKH, translated from the coding sequence ATGAGCATGCAACAACGCATCGAATCGACGCTCGGGCTCTTGCAGCCTGAGCACTTGCAAGTGCTGGATGAAAGCCACATGCACAGCCGTGGCCTGCAGACCCACTTCAAGGCCGTGGTGGTCAGCCAGCAATTCGAAGGGCTCAATCGCGTCAAGCGTCATCAGAAGGTCTACGGCACGCTGGGCGAGCTGATGGGTGAGTTCCACGCGTTGGCACTGCACACCTACACCCCCGAAGAATGGGCCCAGATCGACGCGGCCCCAGCTTCCCCGACGTGTGCCGGTGGCAGCAAGCACTGA
- a CDS encoding ABC transporter ATP-binding protein: MPDRPPDPSASQRIDRLSWAEIRRLALKHRKALWIANGVAVLATLCSVPIPLLLPLLVDEVLLGHGDAALKVMNQALPMGWQRAAGYIGLMLLVTLTLRCGALLFNVVQARLFARLAKDIVYRIRIRLIERLKRISLGEYESLGSGTVAAHLVTDLDTLDKFIGETLSRFLVAMLTLVGTAGILVWMHWELALLILLFNPLVIYATVQLGKRVKHLKKLENDSTSRFTQALTETLDAIQQVRAGNRQGYFLGRLGMRAKEVRDYAVSSQWKTDASNRASGLLFQFGIDIFRAAAMLTVVFSDLSIGQMLAVFSYLWFMIGPVEQLLNLQYAYYAAGGALNRINELLARADEPQYAGGIDPFKGRDTVGIEIQGLSFGYGEELVLNQLNLSISPGEKVAIVGASGGGKSTLVQLLLGLYTPQSGSIRFGGATQQEIGLETIRENVAVVLQHPALFNDTVRANLAMGRECSDDDCWRALEIAQLDVTVRALPQGLESVVGRSGVRLSGGQRQRLAIARMVLADPRVVILDEATSALDAATEYNLHQALARFLSARTTLIIAHRLSAVKQADRVLVFDGGQIAEDGDHLQLIAEGGLYARLYGHLQQIQQP, from the coding sequence GTGCCTGACCGGCCGCCAGATCCATCGGCCTCGCAGCGCATCGACCGGTTGAGCTGGGCAGAAATCCGTCGCCTGGCCCTCAAGCATAGAAAAGCCTTGTGGATCGCCAACGGCGTGGCCGTGCTGGCGACGCTGTGCAGCGTACCGATCCCGTTGCTGTTGCCCTTGCTGGTGGATGAAGTCTTGCTGGGGCATGGCGATGCGGCCCTGAAAGTCATGAACCAGGCGTTGCCCATGGGCTGGCAGCGCGCTGCCGGCTATATCGGGCTGATGTTGCTGGTGACCCTGACCCTGCGCTGTGGCGCCTTGCTGTTCAACGTGGTGCAGGCGCGTTTGTTCGCCCGCTTGGCCAAGGACATCGTCTATCGCATTCGCATCCGCTTGATCGAACGTCTCAAGCGCATTTCCCTGGGCGAGTATGAAAGCCTGGGCAGTGGCACCGTGGCGGCCCACCTGGTCACCGACCTGGACACCCTCGACAAATTCATCGGCGAAACCCTCAGTCGTTTCCTGGTGGCGATGCTGACCCTGGTGGGCACTGCCGGGATCCTGGTATGGATGCACTGGGAGCTGGCGCTGCTGATCCTGCTGTTCAACCCGCTGGTGATCTACGCTACGGTGCAGTTGGGCAAGCGGGTCAAGCACCTCAAGAAACTGGAGAACGACAGCACCTCGCGTTTCACCCAGGCCTTGACCGAAACCCTGGATGCCATCCAGCAAGTGCGCGCCGGTAACCGCCAGGGGTATTTCCTTGGCCGCTTGGGGATGCGCGCCAAGGAGGTCCGCGATTACGCCGTGAGTTCGCAGTGGAAAACCGATGCCTCGAACCGCGCCAGTGGTTTGCTGTTCCAGTTCGGCATCGATATTTTTCGCGCGGCGGCCATGCTCACCGTGGTCTTTTCCGACCTGTCCATCGGCCAGATGCTGGCGGTGTTCAGCTACCTCTGGTTCATGATCGGGCCGGTCGAGCAACTGTTGAACTTGCAGTACGCCTATTACGCCGCCGGCGGTGCCTTGAACCGGATCAATGAACTGCTGGCCCGGGCCGACGAGCCGCAGTACGCGGGCGGCATCGATCCGTTCAAGGGCCGTGACACCGTGGGCATCGAGATTCAGGGGTTGAGTTTCGGGTACGGCGAGGAACTGGTGCTCAACCAGTTGAACCTGTCCATCTCGCCGGGCGAGAAAGTCGCCATCGTCGGCGCCAGCGGCGGTGGCAAGAGCACCCTGGTGCAGTTGTTATTGGGGCTGTACACGCCACAGTCGGGCAGCATTCGCTTCGGTGGTGCCACGCAACAGGAGATCGGCCTGGAGACCATCCGGGAGAATGTTGCAGTGGTGTTGCAACATCCAGCGCTGTTCAACGACACGGTACGGGCCAACCTCGCCATGGGCCGTGAATGCAGTGACGACGACTGCTGGCGGGCACTGGAAATCGCCCAGCTCGATGTTACCGTGCGGGCGCTGCCCCAAGGCCTGGAAAGCGTCGTGGGGCGTTCCGGGGTGCGGCTGTCGGGTGGGCAGCGTCAACGGCTGGCCATCGCCCGCATGGTACTGGCCGACCCACGGGTGGTGATTCTCGACGAAGCCACCTCGGCCCTGGACGCCGCCACGGAGTACAACCTTCACCAGGCACTGGCGCGCTTTTTGAGCGCCCGCACCACGCTGATCATCGCCCACCGGCTCTCGGCGGTAAAACAGGCCGATCGGGTATTGGTGTTCGACGGTGGGCAGATCGCCGAAGACGGCGACCATTTGCAACTGATTGCCGAAGGTGGCCTTTACGCTCG